In Corticium candelabrum chromosome 1, ooCorCand1.1, whole genome shotgun sequence, the genomic stretch GACGCAgattacacatgcatgcattgtaTTACTTATTAATTACGCATGCAGTGTATACAATCATATCCGGTCGTGTCCATGATCACAGGCTGAATGCAACATTTTTCCTGCATTGCAATGTACGTGTCCCTGCATGGTCACAAGTTGTAAAATATGGTCGCAAGTCTGGTCGCAAATAGATTGCGAAGTGACGTCATGAACAAAGAGCATATCTTCCTACTAGACTACTAATAGAAGTAAGTGCCAGGAAAACTGTAATTAGTTTGACTGGCACGTATACTGCTTGACTTGTACGGTCTAGCAGAAAAAACCGCGCGTACAACGCTAGTCTTGTCAGAGCTGCATAATTTCTTCTCATATatataggtatgtatgtatgtatatatataatatatatatacgcatTTATCCATCTGCTGCCACGTTTCACATTATTTTAGTGAACATTTGTTTAGTCCATTTGTCCACAGAAGTGCACATGCAGACAGTATGCACGTAATAGTGTACATACCTTTTTACACCTATAATTAGTGCATGATTATTTGCATTCCACATGTCGCTATGACCTTTGCTCATGCCGTTCTCATCTGTTCtgagtaataataattaatgcaTGCTTGCCTTCCTATGTTCCTCCACTAacaaaatactaattaattagtccgACTGCTAGACTAATTGGTGGGTGTAATTagcaatttatttattctatctAACTGCCTAGACAAGTACAGGTTGTAACGACCCGATCATTTCCACTTTGCAAGAATGGCGACAGAACGAGCAAAAATATCGACGATATCTAGGTGCGGGTGTGCCATTACGTGAACGTAGACTACAAAGCTCAACGGATAGTACACTAAATAACTTTAAAGGCAAAGAGAATACACTAGCACTGCAAAGTCAAGTCATCGATCAGTGTCCGTAGGTAATTAATTCATGGAGCCTAGCGACTATCTGTATTCAATTTTATTCTTCTCACGTATCTATGTATATCGCGAGATGAAATTTTTGAATGTCTTAGTACTTCCTTGAACCCAAGAATAGTTTCATGGCGCCAAATTGGGCTGTGATGCCATGATAACGACAGCTTTGTTCAATGAGAGCGCACAGCAACCAGCTAATTAGTTACCATCTGTCAGCACAACATGGTCTGAATAAAAGCGGATGCCGTTCATGATGTCCGTCTTTCATGAATATGATGATGTCCGTCTTTCTTGGTTTTTCACTAGAATTGCTGATGCAGCTGCCGAGCCTGCCTTGCAGGTGCACTCGCAGGATTTCCGAAATTGCACTTCTGTCTGAGAATCATTCCTAGGCACGCTCATTGGAATGTTACattgttagtaaattaaacAGTGTTGTTTGCAAAGAAAGCGTCTCGTCGTGATGCAGTCGTTCTATTTGAATGTCGATCATCCCAAACAGTAGTGGTCACAAACTACGGAGGTAAAAAATAGACAACTGTGAGTTAAGTTAAAACAGAAGAAACCGTCGCCATTATTTAGCATAGTTCCTCATTTGGTCAATTTCTCTAATTATGTGGACCAGTTTGTAGTATCCGTCTAGTTCAATATTTTCTGAAAATAAATTTACATAAAATAGTTTCTACCATTTTAAACAAAGAAAATTGAATACAACGTTgaattttaaataagaaataCAATCATTGTTTTagccaattttaattaattgtttaaaCAAGCGAAGCAACTGAAATAGATTTCATTGTCGTCAATGAAGTCACTCGGTGCAACAAGGCAGTGCTCACAAACTCAGACTTTATTTCGGTTTTGAGCAAGCCATTAAAAATAATTAGGATTTTAGTTTGCGTGCGTAAAGTGCACGCttacaactgcatgcatgcaattcAAAATTTTCACTATACGTATATATAATTGCATGTAGGTGACTTCTGTCTTGTACACTGCATGGTCACAAGtcaaccatgcatgcagtttagTTGCCACAAACAGTAgaacaaaattttatttctaGACGAACCGTGGAAGATacacaacacagaaacagaagaacTAGTATAATGTACTTGCGATAAATTGCAATGGCTAGTTCTGCATTTAAGCAAACGTTGAATGTAATTTATAAATGTAAAATAGgaaatgtacatgtgtacagtttTTGACAGAAGAATTAATGCAATCAATTACCCAATTACCTAAGCAACCTAGTCAACATCCACACACTATTGAATTCGAAAGATCTGACGAATCACAATATATAAACATTTTGCAAACTTTAGAGTTGCCTGTAAGTATGGAGCCGCGCATGCCTAGATGGATGCTAGCTAGATGTCCTTGTTCAAATGGAAGTCATCCTTGCAAATTAAggttttttttcttttttttttttgtttagaCATCCTATTTTAATTGTCTTCCTAATGTAAACGTTCTTTAGCTATAGCCCACGTACCTAACCGACGAACAGAAAGGTGGGCGAGCGGATTGACGGACGGACGCACTGATGAAACGACGGACGAGTGACCGGTCGATAGGCGGATAGTCGGACGGATTGACGGGCGGACGCGATCAACCAGGAAATGAGAACAAACGAACGCCTAGAGTATTATCACTTTATCTTCAACCAGGACGATCGAACCCGGCCTTTAGACTTTGACTATCTAAGCAGTTGTACTTTACGTGACCGATGGGGCATGCATGACCTTTCTTTTTCCTGCAGTGAAATCCTTGTTACAAGGATCCCAATTAGCATAGTATCAGGTATATAAACTTTTGTTTCCGGGTGACGTCACTCACGCACTCCTAAACATCCTCCCACTCGTTCGATCAAGACAATCACAGTCTGGTGTTCAAAATCCATGCCAGCTAACACACAAACTCAAAGCTTTATTCATGTACAATCATATTAATTTACTGTATTGCAACGTGGTGTGTCACCTCAAAGCCAAGCCAAGCAACAAATctacaaataaatattattacaaATATCTAGGACTCTAGTCTGCGTTGTCAATAGATGCGAGAGTAGCACTAGATACAGAATGTGTTCTCTCTTGTCTTGTGATTGCGTGTACTCTATTTTCTTCACCCACATAAAGAGGATCGTCTTCTGTTGAAACGAGGTAGTCATTGCTTTTTGACTCGTTTCACAATCATCTTCCAGCGTTGTGTCTTTCCGGTTTGAGGCTTGTGGACGCTCTCACTCTTTGACAGTGCGTCTTTCGTTGGTGCTTCTCTTGGAGCTAGGATTCCTAGATAATTTTTGAAAGTCGGTGAAAGGTTGTGGTAGATATGTTTCCACGATTCCTCTAGGTTTTGATCTGTAATCGTGCAGAGATCGTCGTCTAGTTGCGTGGTTTCGGTTCGACGGTTGGACTGAACGTCAGGTGGAGATGCCATTTAGAAATTGTAACAGCAGACTGTGAGCTGGCACGTCCAACAACCAATATTATATTAGAGGCCAGGATCTGAGTGATAGTCGGAGATTTCCCTATTGCGTAACTCCGACATTCTGTAAGATCATGCACGTGCTCACATTTACTGATAAGGCCAAAGAATTGTGGATATGATGCTAGGGTGGGTCCTGCATTTGTTGGCTGCCTGGCTTATTCTGATGATGTAACTTTGATTTCCTCTACTGTGAATGAAACACAGAGGATTGCTGAAGAAGAGGAGAACTGAGAAGGAATGGCTATTCAACAGCGAGAAGAGCTTTGTAGCTTTGTTCGTCAGGAATTGGAGGATCTCATTTTTGATCCCCAGTTGACACTTGATGGGTGCATTCTTCCATTCAAATCAAACATATCGCATTTAGGCGTGAGTATGGATTCATTTCTACAACCTCGACATATTGTGGAGGTCAGAATTAGAAAATTCTTTGGAGAGGTGAATGCGGTTCTGGGACAAATCGGTGGTGTATGTAGATCTGACAAAGTATGGTTAAAAAGTGTGGACATGAAACTTTTTTCCGGTACTGGCATTTTGGTTCTCATCTTTGAGATTATGATAAATCTGATGTATCATACATGGTTAGTCAAGCATTTCGAAAGGGCGTCTGACGCCGACTTGGGATGAGGAAATATGAATCCATTCATGATAGGCTGAAGGATGATTTCAAAGAAGGGATGACAAGAGCTAAGGACATGAGGCTTAAATATTTACGTAGAGCAGAACAGTCGGTTAATTATCTGGTGAGAGGTCTATTTATATTAGCTGTAGATAGAAAATTGCATGTAGGAATGATGTagatatattgtagtttgtgctgtctgttgtagctggtatattttgtagtctgttagctgtacgtcttatgtcttagttgttttAATGTTTGCCACAAGAGACAACTGTACCAttttaggtgcgacagaaatatatcgTTCATTCATTTATCCATTCATTACAGCGGCAGATCCAGAGTTTCCTATAGGGATATACTGTAAGGGCACTAAAGGTACAGGCAATTTGACgtcacaaaacaaaaaattaaacaaatctgttaacttaattaattagtaattactGATAACAGATTCAAAACTGAAACTTTGAAACACAATTACCTTACCAAGCGCTGCTAATTGTACAttactactgtctgttcgccataagcgtgaactcggaagtgagtaatgaagtagaggtcacactaggtgtgcacattagagcactaagagctgccccagttggaccatgttataccaattatcttaaatggttccagttgctgatccgttggtcttacaagataattggatagtagccattgctccacccgtttgtgtttgatatgcacaaatactatccttccgtttcgtttgtagaaagggcttagataatttgataaacagaaatgccagacctagcggtttctaatgataccgagatcatcgcgaaagtccactaaacagcagagatattgatgaatttcaaagttcacgcttatggtgaacagacagtagttttATACAATGTTCTAGACAATATGTGTCTCCACATGCTCAAATACCTCGGAAGAAATCTCGGTGCATAAACTTCCGGTCTCAAaagggttgtgtgtgtgtgtgtgtgtgtgtgtgtgtgtgtgtgtgtgtgtgtgtgtgtgtgtgtgtgtgtgtgtgtgtgtgtgtttgtgtgtgtgtgtgtgtgtgtgtgtgtgtgtgtgtgtgtgtgtgtatgtgtaaatTACAGTACTGATTCAATATTTATCAATTATTCCGATCATTTCTATTTGTAAGATCGGCTAAAACGAGCAGACACTGTCGACTAGAGGCAGGGCTACAGTTGTAATTCGCTTGTGAGCCCACATATGGGTGTGGCGTTACGAGATAGTGTGGTGAATTTTTGACAAATTTCTTGACATTCATTGTATTTTTTGCAGTAACCAATTTCCTGAGATCAACGAACAGTACCATTTAAAACCATAAAAAAGATTTTAGAACTTTCTAGAGCTAGAGGACAGTTGTCTGAAGCCAAGTTTTTTCGTTGCCATGGTAACGACAGTTTTGCTCGGGGAACGCTCAGCAGCGAGTATGGTATCTATCTAGACTAGAGCTGTCTGCACCGCATGGTCCTACTAGACTCTACTCGAAAGAGTAGTAGTTACTACATAGAGCGGATAAAGATGACTTTCTCGGTTTTCCTCCAGAATTGCTGAAGCTGACGAGCCTGTCACCGCCTTGCACTTGCCGGGTTTCGGAAATTACGCTTACGTCTGAGAATCTTCCCACGCGCATTGTACTACATGATTGGAATTTTTGCTAGCTAGAACAACGTCGTGGACAAAAATAGCACCATCGAAATGTGTATACAGAGAACGCGTCTAGGCAGCAGTGGTCCAgcataacgcgcgttaattCCTCATTTCCCTACATAATATAAACCAATTGAAAGAATAAAGTGTAATGTTTCTCACATCTCACGATGTCAAAAAATTATTAGGGAAATCTATTTCCCTACGCAACGATTAGATATTGATGAGGCAGTAAtataaaatttcaaaatttaaaattgaattTAAGACATCAAATTAGAAAATAATTATGAAAAGTAATGAATTTCTTATACACCgtagacatgcacatgcacacaaaatcTAAGAGAGTTTTACACTAGTTATGACCAGATGTTATCACAGAAGTATTACTATGCTTTGATGATTGTGATTAGACGTACAGTATTGTTACTTGCTATACGTATATATTTTGCATTTTGCATTTTAtatcttttttatttttatatatttttatggttattgtttgtatttatattttttcacattttaattgtatttttataatttttataattatttttagcTTATATCAGTTTAATTTTAGAAGATTGTGAGTGCACTGTGGTAGTTATTTCTATCACGTTACGAAACCAAACCTGTATTTAGTGTTGTTGTAAAAATTCATAGGTTGCGGAATAAATGCAATATGCAGATGTGTTAGAGAATGTGAATGATGTGTGAATAGATGTATGacataagtaaataaataaataaatagcagAGTCAAAGTAGAGGCTCAGCCGCTGTGGTTTGTGTGCTTGAAAACATGTACATGCTTTCTTTCATGCGTGATGCAACAACAACGGAGTTTAACAAATTTAAGCAGGAACCTAGAATACACAATATATTCCATCAATATCCGGATAACGACGGTTTGTATTgtatatacacaaacactgcaaaCACAACCAGTTAACATTCATATCTAATCAGACAACATGCTCAATTTTCCAAGATAGTTCACATCTGTGTGAGCTGCAACTGTATTCCTCATTCTGTCTCAATTCATCAATTAACTCAAGCAGGTCCGTCGTAGACACAAATTTTTCCCTTGATTTACTAATCTCGTCACAACTGATCATGTTGCATAAACGATGACAAATAGCTAAAAATTGTGAACATGAGTCATATAACTTGACGAGGAGACAGATTAGTTGATGCAGGTCTTCTTCATATGACTTAGCACGTTGACATATCTTATTATGTAGGAGACAAGATGCTGCTGGATCTAACAGTTTGGTGGTCAGTCGAGATGTGATAAATATAGTGGTAGGGCTTATGTAGCCATGAATGATTCCCACTTGATGATGCAAATAGTcaactgcacaaacaatgcCATAAGAAATATCAACTCTATCACGTACATTCATCTCATTATTCACGTCTGAATCAGCAAGCACATCAGACAAAGACGTTACAACTTTCTCCATCACCAACATGCCACTACACGTAGACACAGTCACACCATATGTCACAGCTATATTGGGATGGTGGAACATAGAGAAACCAGCAGATGAACTGCAGACACCACTGGAAGGAATGGATAGAAATGTAAGTAAGCTTCTATCACTAAACACTAACAACAAAATTACATAAACTGTCGAGCAAACTGATAAAAACACATTACTTGAAGAAGTTTGAACAGATAAATAAGTATTATTACAATGGAATTGAGACTTGCGTTGgtatttcttttctttttggtGAGATCTTTGATATGACCTTTCTCCTGTGTGCATTCTCATATGAACTTTTAGATAATCAGATCGAGCAaatttctttccacactcactgcattcatatggCCTTTCTCCTGTGTGCAGTCTCATATGAACTTCTAAATTATACAATTTAGTAAACTTTTCACCACACTCCTTGCATTCATATGGCCTTTCTCCAGTGTGTATTCTCATATGAGCTTCTAGATGATGAGACCGAGTAAACTTCTTTCCACATTCATTGCATTCATATGGCCTTTCTCCAGTGTGCATTCTCATATGAACTCTTAGATGACCAGATCGAGTAAACTTCTTTCCACAttcactgcattcatatggCCTTTCCCCTGTGTGCATTCTCATATGACCTTGCAGATTAAAAGATCGAGTAaatttctttccacactcactgcattcatatggTCTTTCACCAGTGTGCATTCTCAAATGAACATGTAGATTACCAGAGTGAGTaaacttctttccacactcactgcattcatatTGCCTTTCTCCAGTGTGTAATATCATGCGTGATTTGAGATTCGACATGAAAGTCCAATAAATCTATTGCAGTTAGTTAAATCTTACAAGTAAACTTCCTCCACTCAGATGTGTGGGAGGTAGGGATTCCAAATGTCGATCACAAACTGATCGAGCAAACTGAAAAAAGATGCCTTAGTGTCACTATCTTACGAAAAATCAACACGGAAGTTAAAAACAATACTGTTCAACTATTAGTCGTTACTTAGTAAACTCAGTTTCTACTACAGTTAGAATCTTAGCCTGTGCGATGGAGTCCTCTAAAATTTTCACTGTCTCAAGACTGCAGAAACAAAATTCAAGCCCATTTAGGTATTTAGATTCTAAACGCAAACGCAGGATCACcgcaaataaataattacatACGGGATATAGAACTTGCGACGAGCGAACAAACCGCTGTAAGCAGTCCACCGTTGCAAACGCTTCAATGCTTCAACTGAAGCTCATATGATCGCGGGAGAGACCAAAACTGAAAAGACGTAACGCGCAAATAGACACGCAAACAATTGCGTCCATGCACTGTTAAGCGAAAACCGTGTACGAACATGTTACGTATACGAAAAAGGATTATACTTACAGTTGGTGGCGAAGACGAGTCGGAAgtagagaaagacagacacgacGTACGTGCGCAAAAAATCGTCTCATGAGGTGGggcggtagtctcgcgtagccagacccttacTTAGCGCGGCATAAGGGCGGGataaaggtctggctacgcgagactatgccGCGGCGTCACTATCTATTACCCCGTTTACATGAGTACTTGTAAGAGGGCCATCCTGTGCTGTCTCGGTTTCTATGGTACGTGTAAACGCGGGCCGAGCCGTGTCGAGCCGTGCCGAACCGTGCCAGCTCGGCTCGGTCTTTCTAGCCGGGCCAGCGCGCGCCAGCCCGGGGTAGCTCGGATCAAGGACATCGTGTtatagtctcgcgcagccagctcctccccctttttgacttccgttggcgtcaaaaaggaggaggggctggctgcgcgagactaatCGTGTTAACGCATAGCATGCTGGAAAACGAgccgcgcatgctcatttgatagtctcgcgtagccagactctttccgccgcgtcatactacCGCGCGAAAATGGTACAACTAGCGTCGAGCGAGACAGAGACTCTGTGTCTTATCCAAATATGGAGCGACCAAGATGACGAAGAAGTCTAGCTTTGAACTCAGTTGCTGCATGCGCGCAACAGCAGTCGCCTAGCGATAAACCTACGAGGTCTCGTCTAGATCCTAGGCATTCTCGATCTATAGCCCTAGAGAAAAACGCGAGCAGGTTGGTTTCTGTCCATTGCTAACTCGAGCTATGTCAAGCTTAagtaactaacgcacgttagcgACACTCATTGGctacgtgcatgtgtacagcgtgtcgtgtaaacgcggaccggaatactgggctggcagGGGCTGGcgcggctcggctcggctcggctcggctcggctcgctACGCGTGCTTGTGTAAACAGGTTATAAGGCCCTAGGCACTAAcccaccatcccgttctccgcacgggCGAACTAGATTATTATCTAGGctgctagctagctagtaaataaatttattgttgtagGCATTCACGAAGCACatctcattcacagaattgGCAGCCACAGACAGAATTTCATTGCATTTTTATTCCGTTCTGAACAATTAGCTAGCGGCccgacagaattctcatgaagaaacTGAGATTAGATTCcgtatatcccgttcaatgaTATCGcgttctgagaaattagcaatAATCGAGTAACCCATTGCAAATTATCATAAAGTGTTTACATAGATGAGTGTCCGTCTTTAGCAAATTATCATGAAGTGTTTACATTGATGAGTGTCCGTCTCTAGAATCccattgattggattattggtTGTTTAATATCCCCTTGAAGACAAAGACAGTCAACCGAGGGTCCTGTTTTTTCCAAAAATGTTGTTGATCggactaattaattttaattagttaatgatatcccgttgaagccatttcgacagtctcgTTAGACACCGCGTTACTTCGAAGACGTCATGGAGAACAGATGTCTCGAACCTTCGACGCGAATCCAATTTGGAAAATATGCAGCGGCaacaaagtcacgtgcaactacgTAAAGGCAATCCGTTCTCGTAGATAGATCTGTTCGAAGTCACGACTTGTttgactctcgccatttcgaccGTCCCGTTGGgcgtcgtcacttcgaagacgttgctggcgttgcgAAGAACACGTGTATCAAATGTGGCAAGAAATCGATTCGCCTACACGCCAAACGAGAGTCTCGCGTAGAgaaacggtctggctacgcgagactagccaAACGAACGTTAGATgctttttcaagacccggatataacCCATTCTCCGCACGGGCAGattatctattaattaatactactATTGGTTAGTAAAGTTAATTGGTCtaacgttgtatgcaaatttatgttgttgcatgagtttacatgcatttttactccgttctaaaaaattagcagccagacagaattctcattcagagATAAATCCCGTTCAATTATATCCTGTTCGGAGACATTAGCAAGAATCGAGTATTCCAATGTTTGCaaatttatatgttgttgcatgagtatcccgttctaatTTATCCTAGagtgtatctctgaagaattagcagcctggcagaattctcatgaagaatttcattCAGAGTTCTATCCCGGTCAATggtatcccgttctgagactATTGATTGTTATCTAGCtagtatcccgttgaagacaaagaacatGTAACGGAGTGTGTCCCGTTTCCAAAAATGATCCAGGGGCGGATCTAGAGGATGTCCCATGGTGCACCGGACACCCTGCCCCCAGTCGATTAAGGTCTTCGTCGTGTTCGGAATCGCGAGGTTCATTCGAGGTTATGAAGTTCCCGTCTCCCGGATATGAAGAGGACAAAGGCGATACACGTACAAACGACTTTATTGGAATCACTTTCTAGGTAATCCATTGTGCGTTTTACGTTGTCTGCATGAGTAGCTCGTGTCTATCTAGACGTAGACTCCTACCGCTACCTCTGACGTCTAGCTAATAGCCTAGTGTTGCATTCAATGATTGGTGTTTCTCCGTTGATGTTGACAGACTCGCCGATGAGAAGCGACATTACCCAGAGGAATCGATGTCGCAAACGATGTCAGAGTCTCTATACATAAACTCCCGGATGACTGAGGAGAAACCCAGTTCGCGGGCGAGTACGTGCTGCATCAGTAGTGTATTGTAGAGTCGACTGTCTTGCTATGATGGCTCTATTAGTCTCCCTTCCTTGTGTGTCAAGTAGCAGTCAGCCGCATGAATGGATTAGCTCTGATGCATGTTCATTACGGATTAGACATCGATCTATAAGATGTTGTAGATATGTTTGCTAGACGACACCCTAGAAGACTAAAATTGGCAAACATTGTCGACTCTGATGAAGTgtagtttatgtttgtgtgtgtgtccttgtgTGGGCATTGAAGCATTGTTCTTTTGCGCCATCGTACGCGTTTGACGAAATGTGTAAACTTAGGTGACCTACAGTACAAGTCCAGTGACTGTGTTCGGAGACCCGGTTTCTCTAAATTGATGTCAAAATTGGGACACCCCAAACTCTTTCCTGCATCCGCCTCTGAAATCCCGTTCAAcggttgattggattattgattggttgaagccatttcgacttggacgccgagttacttcgaagacgttgctgtcGTTGCGAGGAATAGGTGTATCAAACTTGGCATTTATCCGACACGAATCCCGTTTGGAAATATACCCGAGcagcagaactggaagtcacgtAGTTGAAGGTTATTCCGTGGATAAATAAaccttcatcatcatcatcatcatcatcaacgtgcagttacgtactcacccggataatccgtttcCCGTATATCACCTCGTGCTGGCTCTCGACAGTCCCGGGCCCGCTGAACGTCATCACTTCGCcagcaataaacgacacgctcagcgcgtACCATCCGACGCCGGGAACGGGCAGCTTATATTCGGTGCAGATCCGATACGCCGTTACgaagatattcgcgcgcgagaaGAGGCGGGTTCAATCGGccggaaatcgcgtcgtcgcgGGAGAAGtacggaagacgacgacagcttcactttcgacTGGTATGGATTTGGCGAGCGCGAGCCAATTTTGACGGTGTTCAGACTCGCTCTTCCTTTTACCTTGATTTACATACGAAGCCACACCgaagccacacacacacacacacacacacacacacacacacacacacacacacacacacacacacacacacacaacaggtTTCCTTTTATATAGAGACTAgctcaccatcccgttctTTGCACGGCCAgactaaatattaatattactaatggttagtaagTTTCTGGAATCAGGCAAATGGTTTTGTTACTGAGTATACCTTTTAATGAAAAAATTATACAtgtagcagaaagtatctagaAGTGCGTgtgtttgatggttggagaaaCAGAAgaggtgtagccaggtcacgtacagtttagaaagatctttgtagatttccaa encodes the following:
- the LOC134180332 gene encoding zinc finger protein ZFP2-like, which gives rise to MSNLKSRMILHTGERQYECSECGKKFTHSGNLHVHLRMHTGERPYECSECGKKFTRSFNLQGHMRMHTGERPYECSECGKKFTRSGHLRVHMRMHTGERPYECNECGKKFTRSHHLEAHMRIHTGERPYECKECGEKFTKLYNLEVHMRLHTGERPYECSECGKKFARSDYLKVHMRMHTGERSYQRSHQKEKKYQRKSQFHCNNTYLSVQTSSMFSDRSLLTFLSIPSSGVCSSSAGFSMFHHPNIAVTYGVTVSTCSGMLVMEKVVTSLSDVLADSDVNNEMNVRDRVDISYGIVCAVDYLHHQVGIIHGYISPTTIFITSRLTTKLLDPAASCLLHNKICQRAKSYEEDLHQLICLLVKLYDSCSQFLAICHRLCNMISCDEISKSREKFVSTTDLLELIDELRQNEEYSCSSHRCELSWKIEHVV